Proteins encoded together in one Gigantopelta aegis isolate Gae_Host chromosome 8, Gae_host_genome, whole genome shotgun sequence window:
- the LOC121380127 gene encoding tubulin polymerization-promoting protein family member 2-like, producing MAEAPSLDTIPTKHLKIVFKKYVDKSMASSSKSTGNDVKPLAGTCTSVGTLLEQCVGKKYKEANDSIVFKKYTDKTKGSQTFGKLKADTFCMKDFWLELEAVKIAAEKKVKKPALDDAKVVEGAKQTMTKVASFHSVDLTAAKKPTTGGTAGAVTDRLTDTKRYTGSHKERFDESGKGRGTVGRKDAPGGSGYVGNYKGAGTYGRGSNAADKSESSKPSTVGGHPTGKKPETGNSTTGKGRGTVGKTDTTKTTGQAGANRRSGSYDKK from the exons ATGGCCGAAGCTCCTTCTCTTGACACCATCCCGACCAAACACCTGAAGATCGTGTTTAAGAAATATGTCGACAAGTCCATGGCGTCCTCCAGCAAGTCGAccggaaatgacgtcaaacctCTGGCGGGCACGTGCACCTCGGTGGGAACTCTCCTGGAGCAGTGTGTGGGCAAGAAGTACAAAGAGGCTAACGACAGCATCGTGTTTAAGAAATACACAGACAAAACCAA AGGGAGCCAGACTTTCGGTAAGCTGAAGGCAGACACTTTTTGTATGAAGGACTTCTGGCTGGAGCTGGAGGCGGTGAAGATCGCGGCGGAGAAGAAAGTGAAGAAACCCGCCCTAGACGACGCTAAAGTCGTGGAGGGGGCGAAGCAGACGATGACTAAAGTAGCCAGTTTCCACTCCGTGGACCTCACAGCCGCG AAGAAGCCAACGACCGGAGGAACAGCCGGCGCagtgacagacagactgacGGACACGAAGCGATACACCGGCTCACACAAGGAGAGGTTTGACGAGTCGGGCAAAGGGCGGGGCACGGTGGGGCGCAAGGACGCACCCGGCGGATCGGGCTACGTAGGGAACTACAAAGGTGCAGGGACGTACGGGAG gggTTCAAACGCAGCAGACAAGTCGGAAAGCTCCAAACCCTCAACAGTAGGCGGGCACCCAACTGGCAAAAAACCCGAAACCGGAAACAGTACGACCGGAAAAGGAAGAGGAACTGTGGGTAAAACCGACACGACAAAAACAACCGGCCAGGCCGGTGCCAACAGAAGGTCCGGGTCTTACGACAAGAAATAA
- the LOC121379857 gene encoding uncharacterized protein LOC121379857 — translation MEPMNMDGTARRSKYKLLPRCPGLMVVLNTALILIATILIIVILHRVSQDKQNLPQERSQSSYNLDERFPGYFRTAEEQGMIERLMRQETSLPESVHTSPSNATCPFQYRYPNSTSFEPSLAIIKITHHGCCKSGTGRVRIDVCDRNTLRQETSLPESVHTSSSNATCAFQCRYPNNTSFEPILPIPKATYNGCCKTVIKGCSICVCHQAIRYAHGVYVENGAHPRVTWFPIHGCCKCINRV, via the exons GTTGTACTAAACACAGCCCTTATCCTGATAGCTACCATCTTAATCATTGTTATTCTTCACCGTGTGTCGCAAGATAAACA AAACCTGCCACAGGAACGTAGCCAATCAAGTTACAATCTAGATGAGCGTTTCCCTGGGTATTTCCGGACTGCAGAGGAACAGGGCATGATTGAGCGACTTATGCGACAGGAAACCTCTCTTCCTGAATCTGTTCACACATCTCCGTCGAATGCGACGTGTCCCTTCCAGTACCGTTACCCGAACAGCACGTCATTCGAACCTAGTTTagctataattaaaataacgcACCATGGATGTTGTAAATC AGGAACAGGGCGTGTTCGAATCGACGTCTGCGACAGAAACACTCTGCGACAGGAAACCTCTCTTCCTGAATCCGTTCATACATCTTCGTCGAATGCGACGTGTGCCTTCCAGTGCCGTTACCCGAACAACACGTCCTTCGAACCTATTTTACCTATACCGAAAGCAACGTACAATGGATGTTGTAAAAC AGTAATCAAGGGATGTTCCATCTGCGTCTGCCATCAGGCGATCAGGTACGCGCACGGGGTGTACGTGGAGAACGGGGCGCACCCCAGAGTGACGTGGTTCCCAATACACGGCTGTTGTAAATGCATCAATAGAGTTTAG